CTTGAAAGCCGCAGCAACCTTCTCCTTGCCGGCGCCGCCGCCGACGTCGCAGAAGTTAGCCGGCTCCTTGCCGTAGAGCTTGATGATATCCATCGTCGCCATGGCAAGCCCGGCGCCGTTGACCATGCAGCCGATATTGCCGTCGAGCGCAACATAGGCGAGGTCCCACTTCGAGGCCTCGATTTCCTTGGCGTCTTCTTCGGTTTCGTCGCGCAGCGTCTTGACGTCGTCGTGACGGAAGAGCGCATTGCCGTCGAAGGACATCTTGGCGTCGAGAACCCGCAGGTGACCGTCCTTCATGACGATCAGCGGATTGACCTCGAGCAGCGCCATGTCCTTTTCGTTGAAGGCCTTGTAGAGCGCCGGGAAGAGCGACTTCGCATCTTCGGCGGCCGCACCGTCGAGCTGCAGAGCCTTGGAGATCGCAGCCACGTCGGCAGCCGTCACGCCGGCTTCCGGATCGATGGCGATTGTCTGGATCTTCTCCGGCGTGTCATGGGCGACAGCCTCGATGTCCATGCCGCCTTCTGTGGAAACCACGAAAGCCACGCGGCCGACCGAACGGTCGACAAGGATCGAGCAATAGAGCTCGCGAGCGATGTCGGCGCCATCTTCGATGTAGAGACGGTTGACCTGCTTGCCGGCGTCGCCGGTCTGTGCCGTCACCAGCGTATGCCCAAGCATTTCCTTGGCGTGGGCAACCACTTCGTCGATCGACTTGGCGAGACGCACGCCGCCCTTGGCATCGGGGCCCAGTTCCTTGAACTTGCCCTTGCCGCGGCCGCCGGCATGGATCTGGCTCTTGACCACGTAAAGCGGACCGGGAAGCGATTTGGCGGCAGCCGCGGCCTCTTCGACCTTGAGAATAGCCACACCCTCGGCAACCGGCGCGCCATAGCCCTTCAGTAGAGCCTTGGCTTGATATTCATGAATGTTCATGGGTCTATCCCTGTTTGGATTAGTTCAGCGCCAATTACTTGAGGGCAGGCGCGATATTGATGCAGGCTTCGCAGAGACCGGCGACGGCGCCGACGGACTTGTCGAAGGCTTCCTTCTCGGTCTTGTTGAGATCGATCTCGATGATGCGCTCGACACCGCCGGCGCCGATGACGGTGGGAACGCCGACATACATGTCCTTGACGCCGTACTGGCCGCTCAGGTGAGCCGCGCAGGGCAGAACGCGCTTCTTGTCCTTGAGGTAGGATTCGGCCATCTCGATCGCCGAGGCGGCCGGCGCGTAATAGGCCGAGCCGGTCTTCAGCAGGCCGACGATTTCGGCGCCGCCGTCACGCGTGCGCTGGATGATCTCTTCGAGGCGCTCCTTGGTGACCCAGCCCATGGTGACGAGGTCGGTGAGCGGAATGCCGCCGACCGTCGAGTAGCGGGCGAGCGGCACCATCGTGTCGCCGTGGCCGCCGAGCACGAAGGCGGTGACGTCCTGGACGGAGACGTTGAATTCCTTGGCGAGGAAAAGACGGAAGCGCGAGGAGTCGAGAACGCCGGCCATGCCGACGACCTTGTTGGCCGGAAGGCCGGAAAACTTCTGCAGCGCCCAGACCATGGCGTCGAGCGGGTTGGTGATGCAGATCACGAAAGCGTCCGGGGCATATTTCTTGATGCCGGCGCCGACCTGCTCCATGACCTTGAGGTTGATGCCGAGAAGATCGTCGCGGCTCATGCCGGGCTTGCGGGCAACGCCGGCGGTGACGATGCAGACGTCAGCGCCTTCGATCGCGGAATAGTCGCTGGCGCCTGTCAGGTTGACGTCGAAGCCTTCGACCGGCGAAGACTGGGAGATATCGAGACCCTTGCCCTGGGGAATGCCGTCCGCAATGTCGAAGAGGACGATGTCGCCCAGTTCCTTCAGGCCGGCGAGGTGCGCCAGCGTGCCACCAATCATGCCAGAACCAATGAGTGCGATCTTGTTACGCGCCATTTCGCTGTTTCCTTTGCGATCAAATTCGGTGAACGACGCGTCGAGGCACCGCCCAATGACGCAATCGCATAGACCGAAAGCCTAAAAATGGCAATCCATTATTTTTGATGCAGCATTTTCAATCGTTTAGATACAAAAATTCTTACGTAAACGTAAGATATTCTGTCACCGAATTGTTACTCGGCGGCGCGCTTTTCATGGTGCAGCGCAAGATATTCGGCACTGCGCATCTCAAACAGCCGGGATGCCGTGCGGTCGAATTCAAACCCCTCGGTGCCCCGGCGGTGCAGCAAAAGTTCCTCCGGCATCGCCGCCGCGGAAATGTAGAGCCGCACGGCATGGTCGTAGAATGTATCGACCATAATGATGAAGCGTTTGATCTGGTTCCGTTTTTCCGGCCCGAGCAAGGGAACGTGATCGAGGAAGACCGTGTCGAAGCGCTCGGCGATCGCCAGGAAGTCGACCGCCCCAAGCGGCTTGTCGCACAGATCGGTGAAGGAAAACCGCGCCATGCGCTCGACGGCGAGCGGCACGTGGATGTGGCGCCCCTTCATCGGAATATCCAGCGGCTGCGCCTTGCGCCCGTGCAGCGCCTGCGTCCAGGACGCATCCATCGCCATGTCGTTATGGTCGTTGATCGGCACCAGATAGACCGGCTGGCTGCTCAGCTTCTCCATCCGGTAATCGGTCGGCGAATCCAGGGTGACGACGTCGACATGCTGCTTGAGAAGGGCGACGAAGGGCAGGAAGAGGCCGCGGTTCAGGCCATCCGGGTAGAGATTGTCGGGCTCGACATTCGATGTCGCGACCAGCACGCACCCGCGCGCGAAAAGCTCGGAGAACAGCCGCGACAGGATCATTGCATCGGCGATATCGGTGACCGTGAATTCGTCGAAGCAGAGCAGTTCCGCTTCCTCGTAGAGCGCGGCGGCAACCGGCGGCATCGGGTCGGCCTGCTTCGTCTCGCCGTTCTTGAGCTTCAGCCGGTGCGCTGCGATGCGGTTGTGCACATCCGCCATGAATTCGTGGAAATGCGCCCGCCGCTTCTTCTTGGAGGGCGCCATCGAGAAGAACATGTCCATCAGCATGGTCTTGCCGCGTCCGACGCTGCCGTGGATATAAAGCCCTTTGATGCCGGCGGCGGATTTCTTCTTGGCGGCAAACAGCCAGCCAAGCGCGCTCGATTTTGCCGCCGGCCGTTGCTGCTTCAGCCCGGCAAGCACCCGATCCAGGCTTTTGGCCACATCCATCTGGGCGGAATCGACCTGCAGCGCACCGGAAAGCGTCAGCGATTTAAGCTGTTCGCAGACGCTGAGCGCATAATCTGGCATTGGCTGCATGAGGGCATATCCGCCTGTCAGTCATCGGCGGGGCCCGCCGGATCGTTACCGCGCCGGCACTTTTACCGCGCCGGTACTTGTTACCGGCTGAGGCTGATCTGCTGGCCCGTGCTGGTCTGGCCCTCGAAGCGGTTGTCGGCCGTCTTGTAAACGCTGCCGAGCTGATTGCCCGAGCGGTCCTTGAGCAGCACCTGCTTGCCGGCAACCTCCCAGGAGCCCATCGCCGTCAGCTCGCCGACGCAGCCACGTGTGCCGCCGCGCGAACCGCTGCCGAGATTGGTGAGCGTCAGGAACATGTCGCAGCTGCCATTGACGCGCCAGCTTCCGACCATCGATTCCTTGGTGACATCGAGCGCATTCGCAGCCATGGCGCCGGACTGCGCGCCCGGCATCGGTGCCGTCGATGCCGGCGCCGCGGGGAACTGCGAGTTGTTGACCGGCGGAAGCTGCCCACCCTGAACCGAGGGAACCGGCTGCGCCGTCAACGGCGCCGGCCCGGCATTCGGGCTGGAGTTGTAATCATATGCCGTACGCTGACAACCGGCTAGAGCGAGAGCCACCACCAGACCTGTCATCGCATATCGCAACTGCATCATCATACTCCTGATTTCGGCTAGCGCCGCAGAGAAACGGGCGTGAGACAAGTCCGATTATCGTAACTCGCTTTGGTTAATCAAGTCGGACGGCATAAATTGCCCGTGACAACAACTAACCGAAAAACGATACAGTTCAACTGTC
This Rhizobium acidisoli DNA region includes the following protein-coding sequences:
- the sucC gene encoding ADP-forming succinate--CoA ligase subunit beta, producing the protein MNIHEYQAKALLKGYGAPVAEGVAILKVEEAAAAAKSLPGPLYVVKSQIHAGGRGKGKFKELGPDAKGGVRLAKSIDEVVAHAKEMLGHTLVTAQTGDAGKQVNRLYIEDGADIARELYCSILVDRSVGRVAFVVSTEGGMDIEAVAHDTPEKIQTIAIDPEAGVTAADVAAISKALQLDGAAAEDAKSLFPALYKAFNEKDMALLEVNPLIVMKDGHLRVLDAKMSFDGNALFRHDDVKTLRDETEEDAKEIEASKWDLAYVALDGNIGCMVNGAGLAMATMDIIKLYGKEPANFCDVGGGAGKEKVAAAFKIITADPKVEGILVNIFGGIMKCDVIAEGVIAAVKEVGLKVPLVVRLEGTNVELGKKILNESGLAITAADDLDDAAKKIVAAING
- the mdh gene encoding malate dehydrogenase encodes the protein MARNKIALIGSGMIGGTLAHLAGLKELGDIVLFDIADGIPQGKGLDISQSSPVEGFDVNLTGASDYSAIEGADVCIVTAGVARKPGMSRDDLLGINLKVMEQVGAGIKKYAPDAFVICITNPLDAMVWALQKFSGLPANKVVGMAGVLDSSRFRLFLAKEFNVSVQDVTAFVLGGHGDTMVPLARYSTVGGIPLTDLVTMGWVTKERLEEIIQRTRDGGAEIVGLLKTGSAYYAPAASAIEMAESYLKDKKRVLPCAAHLSGQYGVKDMYVGVPTVIGAGGVERIIEIDLNKTEKEAFDKSVGAVAGLCEACINIAPALK
- the zapE gene encoding cell division protein ZapE — encoded protein: MQPMPDYALSVCEQLKSLTLSGALQVDSAQMDVAKSLDRVLAGLKQQRPAAKSSALGWLFAAKKKSAAGIKGLYIHGSVGRGKTMLMDMFFSMAPSKKKRRAHFHEFMADVHNRIAAHRLKLKNGETKQADPMPPVAAALYEEAELLCFDEFTVTDIADAMILSRLFSELFARGCVLVATSNVEPDNLYPDGLNRGLFLPFVALLKQHVDVVTLDSPTDYRMEKLSSQPVYLVPINDHNDMAMDASWTQALHGRKAQPLDIPMKGRHIHVPLAVERMARFSFTDLCDKPLGAVDFLAIAERFDTVFLDHVPLLGPEKRNQIKRFIIMVDTFYDHAVRLYISAAAMPEELLLHRRGTEGFEFDRTASRLFEMRSAEYLALHHEKRAAE
- a CDS encoding protease inhibitor Inh/omp19 family protein; amino-acid sequence: MQLRYAMTGLVVALALAGCQRTAYDYNSSPNAGPAPLTAQPVPSVQGGQLPPVNNSQFPAAPASTAPMPGAQSGAMAANALDVTKESMVGSWRVNGSCDMFLTLTNLGSGSRGGTRGCVGELTAMGSWEVAGKQVLLKDRSGNQLGSVYKTADNRFEGQTSTGQQISLSR